A stretch of Deltaproteobacteria bacterium DNA encodes these proteins:
- a CDS encoding TerC family protein: MPENLTPWILFTLFIIAMLAVDLGLFHRKTHAVSVKEALVWSAVWIGLALAFNVIIYYWKGEEAAFQFFTGYLIEKSLSVDNIFVFLQVFAYFGLPAMYQHRVLFYGVLGAIVMRLIFIIAGVALIAKFHWIIYVFGAFLVLTGAKMAVGGNKPVHPEKNLLLKLLSRFIPVSKDFADGKFLTKRNGVLMATPLLAILLVIETTDVIFAVDSVPAILAITTDPFIVYSSNIFAIMGLRSLYFAFSGIVGHFRFIHYGLAAILTFVGIKILISDIYKVPTVAALAAIAAFLTLSMLASARWPKKTADKDAL, from the coding sequence ATGCCGGAAAACCTTACGCCCTGGATACTGTTTACACTCTTCATAATAGCGATGCTGGCCGTAGACCTTGGTCTCTTCCACCGAAAAACGCATGCCGTAAGCGTCAAAGAAGCTCTTGTCTGGAGCGCCGTGTGGATAGGGCTCGCATTGGCCTTTAACGTCATAATATACTACTGGAAGGGAGAAGAAGCCGCCTTTCAATTTTTCACAGGCTACCTCATAGAGAAATCACTTAGCGTCGACAATATATTCGTGTTCCTGCAGGTATTTGCGTACTTCGGCCTGCCGGCAATGTACCAGCACAGGGTGCTTTTTTACGGCGTGCTCGGCGCTATAGTCATGCGCCTGATATTCATAATCGCCGGGGTGGCGCTAATAGCCAAATTCCACTGGATAATATACGTTTTCGGGGCCTTTCTGGTGCTCACCGGCGCCAAGATGGCCGTTGGCGGCAACAAGCCCGTGCACCCGGAGAAAAATCTGCTGCTGAAACTTCTTTCCCGCTTCATACCGGTATCAAAGGACTTCGCGGACGGCAAATTCCTGACAAAAAGAAACGGCGTTCTTATGGCAACGCCGCTTCTGGCTATCCTGCTCGTAATAGAGACAACTGACGTAATCTTCGCGGTGGATTCCGTTCCGGCAATCCTTGCCATCACCACGGATCCGTTCATCGTCTACAGCTCCAATATATTCGCGATAATGGGGCTAAGGTCCCTCTACTTCGCCTTCTCCGGCATAGTAGGCCACTTCCGCTTCATACACTACGGTCTTGCCGCAATCCTCACATTCGTCGGCATAAAAATACTGATATCCGACATCTACAAAGTGCCGACAGTAGCGGCTCTCGCTGCCATAGCGGCATTCCTCACGCTTTCAATGCTTGCATCCGCGCGCTGGCCGAAGAAGACAGCGGACAAGGACGCGCTTTAG
- a CDS encoding response regulator — MAVKHTILIVDDSPTMRQFISFTLKRIKDVEVIEVSDGVAGLKKLRETPISLVFSDVNMPMMDGFAFLSSIKSDAATKDIPVVMLTSEGAKEEIEKGKNLGAATYLTKPINTHKLIFTAREILKIS; from the coding sequence ATGGCTGTAAAACATACCATACTGATAGTAGACGATTCTCCAACCATGCGGCAGTTCATAAGCTTCACGTTAAAGCGTATCAAGGATGTAGAGGTCATAGAGGTGAGCGACGGCGTTGCCGGACTAAAGAAGCTTCGAGAGACGCCCATCAGCCTGGTCTTTAGCGATGTTAATATGCCGATGATGGACGGGTTTGCGTTTTTGAGTTCCATCAAGTCCGATGCTGCCACGAAAGATATACCGGTCGTGATGCTTACCTCCGAGGGCGCAAAGGAGGAAATAGAGAAGGGTAAAAACCTCGGCGCGGCCACCTACCTTACGAAGCCCATAAACACGCATAAGCTTATCTTTACCGCGAGGGAAATTCTAAAGATATCGTAA
- a CDS encoding EAL domain-containing protein translates to MDKMAEDRNMENLFKVIEKNCNIMVVTDETGHIRYANKAFEAVTGFVEGEVCGKRIDEFVIDGIAWEEGWVVPEGSASRRISLKRKAEKGFACMTSVYAADRAQDGAARCLWVMEDAASRKDSALDLALDSKDELTGLLNRKGFISIIESRLSGDGSGALLLADLDDFREINDIYGNSMGDEFLKRVARAIEAALKDDGAVIGRLGGDEFAVFIPSGGVDVGVGAASRIRTHIGRLAIEGRSSQYGASVGIALESDNGFSVRELLKCANAALYLAKERGENNYHVYSYADKGIEKIASRLRSRETLLDAMKEDRFEIYLQPIMNLEKNIVDHYEVLARMRDANGAILTPDLFVHDAEKFGLIRQFDMIMIEKAFELQTSEAKAGRSYVYSVNLSGKNIGDNDLLVFIMQKAREMGVDPSKIMFEITETAAVYDLDMAVKFIDSLNVFGFRFMLDDFGVGFTSFIHLKELNVDYIKIDGLFIKNLGKNHTDHFFVKAMTDVARGLGIKTVAEFVESEEVLDFVRYYGVNYAQGYLIGKPEPAAAMLRQGE, encoded by the coding sequence ATGGATAAGATGGCAGAAGATAGGAATATGGAGAATCTTTTCAAGGTCATAGAGAAAAACTGCAATATAATGGTCGTTACCGACGAAACGGGCCATATCAGGTACGCCAACAAGGCGTTTGAGGCGGTGACCGGGTTTGTCGAGGGAGAGGTCTGCGGCAAAAGGATAGACGAGTTTGTCATTGACGGCATTGCATGGGAAGAAGGATGGGTCGTGCCGGAAGGTTCTGCCTCGAGGCGTATTTCCCTTAAGAGGAAGGCGGAGAAGGGGTTTGCCTGCATGACCTCGGTTTACGCAGCCGATAGGGCTCAGGACGGCGCTGCAAGGTGTCTCTGGGTCATGGAGGACGCGGCATCAAGGAAGGATTCGGCGTTGGACCTGGCCCTTGATTCGAAGGACGAGCTTACCGGGTTACTCAACAGAAAGGGCTTTATCTCGATAATAGAATCGCGTCTCTCAGGCGACGGCTCCGGAGCGCTTTTGCTGGCCGACCTGGACGACTTCAGGGAAATAAACGACATATACGGCAATTCCATGGGAGATGAGTTCCTAAAGCGCGTTGCCAGGGCCATAGAGGCCGCGCTCAAGGACGATGGCGCCGTAATAGGCAGGCTTGGCGGAGACGAGTTCGCCGTGTTCATACCTTCCGGGGGCGTGGACGTAGGCGTTGGGGCCGCAAGCAGGATAAGGACGCATATCGGGAGGCTTGCCATAGAGGGCCGTTCCTCGCAGTACGGCGCGAGCGTTGGTATCGCCCTTGAGAGCGACAACGGCTTTAGCGTAAGGGAGCTTTTAAAATGCGCCAACGCCGCTCTTTATCTCGCGAAGGAACGCGGCGAGAACAATTACCACGTGTATTCGTATGCCGATAAGGGCATAGAGAAGATAGCCTCGCGCCTGAGATCGCGCGAAACGCTGCTTGACGCCATGAAGGAAGACCGCTTCGAGATTTATTTGCAGCCCATAATGAACCTGGAAAAGAATATCGTTGACCACTACGAGGTGCTCGCAAGGATGCGGGACGCAAACGGAGCCATACTTACGCCCGACTTGTTCGTCCACGATGCCGAAAAGTTCGGGCTTATACGGCAGTTCGACATGATAATGATAGAAAAGGCATTCGAACTGCAGACCAGCGAGGCGAAGGCAGGCAGGTCGTATGTGTACTCGGTAAATCTTTCCGGCAAGAACATCGGAGATAACGACCTTCTCGTTTTTATAATGCAGAAGGCGAGAGAAATGGGTGTAGACCCATCTAAGATAATGTTCGAGATAACCGAGACGGCCGCGGTCTATGATCTCGACATGGCGGTAAAATTCATAGATTCGCTAAACGTCTTCGGCTTCCGCTTCATGCTCGACGACTTCGGCGTGGGGTTTACGTCGTTCATTCATCTCAAAGAGCTAAACGTCGATTACATAAAGATAGACGGTCTGTTCATAAAGAACCTCGGTAAGAACCACACCGACCACTTCTTTGTGAAAGCCATGACCGACGTTGCAAGAGGGCTTGGCATAAAGACGGTTGCCGAGTTCGTTGAGAGCGAGGAAGTTCTTGATTTTGTGCGTTACTATGGCGTAAACTACGCGCAAGGATATTTGATAGGAAAGCCCGAACCTGCGGCAGCGATGCTGAGGCAAGGCGAATAA
- a CDS encoding chemotaxis response regulator protein-glutamate methylesterase yields MPTKVLIIDDSALVRNLLKEVFAKDPSIEVVGSAPDPFVARDKIIKYNPDVITLDVEMPRMDGITFLKKLMRYYPIPVIILSSLTQKGALTTLEAMEEGAVEVIAKPSLDITKGIEVISRDIIEKVKGAAAAKVRKRVEEEKSEKPRVIERIRERTALTQSTHKIIAIGASTGGTEAVRFVLERMPPTAPGILIVQHMPEKFTKAFAERLDGLCAVNVKEAKDGDAVIQGTALIAPGNYHMQLRRDGARYYVKLDQGERVFHQRPSVDVLFDSVAKYAGRNAVGAVLTGMGADGAAGLLKMRQAGARTMAQDEESCVVFGMPKEAIKLGGAEKIVALGNVTDELLKFAALLDKEAAV; encoded by the coding sequence ATGCCGACGAAGGTCCTGATAATAGATGATTCCGCGCTGGTAAGGAACCTCCTTAAGGAGGTTTTTGCCAAAGACCCTTCCATAGAGGTCGTTGGCAGCGCCCCTGACCCGTTCGTTGCCAGGGACAAGATAATCAAGTACAACCCGGACGTCATAACGCTGGACGTCGAAATGCCGCGCATGGACGGCATCACGTTTTTAAAGAAGCTCATGCGGTATTATCCCATACCCGTGATAATACTGAGCTCTCTTACGCAAAAGGGCGCGCTTACCACACTCGAGGCAATGGAGGAGGGCGCGGTCGAGGTTATAGCAAAACCCAGCCTTGACATAACAAAAGGGATAGAGGTAATATCCAGGGATATAATAGAGAAGGTAAAAGGGGCCGCAGCCGCAAAGGTAAGGAAGAGGGTAGAAGAGGAAAAGAGCGAAAAGCCGCGTGTTATAGAGAGGATACGCGAGAGAACGGCTCTTACGCAGAGCACGCATAAGATAATCGCAATCGGCGCCTCGACCGGCGGCACCGAGGCCGTAAGGTTCGTTCTGGAGCGTATGCCGCCGACGGCCCCGGGCATACTCATAGTGCAGCACATGCCCGAGAAGTTCACAAAGGCCTTTGCCGAGAGGCTAGACGGGCTCTGCGCCGTAAACGTGAAAGAGGCAAAGGACGGGGATGCGGTCATACAGGGCACGGCCCTGATAGCCCCTGGTAACTATCACATGCAGCTTAGAAGGGACGGGGCAAGATACTACGTGAAGCTCGATCAGGGAGAGAGGGTGTTTCATCAGAGGCCTTCGGTCGACGTGCTCTTCGATTCGGTCGCAAAGTACGCCGGCAGAAATGCCGTGGGCGCGGTTTTGACCGGCATGGGAGCGGACGGCGCGGCAGGGCTTCTTAAGATGAGGCAGGCGGGGGCAAGGACCATGGCGCAGGACGAGGAAAGCTGCGTTGTGTTCGGAATGCCAAAGGAAGCCATAAAGCTCGGGGGCGCGGAAAAGATAGTGGCGCTTGGCAACGTGACCGATGAGCTTTTGAAGTTTGCCGCACTTCTCGATAAGGAGGCCGCAGTATAG
- a CDS encoding chemotaxis protein CheD, producing the protein MIDHGGLVADKTHYLYPGMIFAHSEPYQVSTILGSCVAVVFIDPVHRVCGINHFIMPLWNGEGLPTPKFGNVAIQKLYEKVIAIGAEKRLIQAKVFGGASIHSRVTGPVNVGPRNVKVAFDMVMELGVPIVASDTGGNYGRKLILSTETGGVKVKMLKNAIAMEMENADEGPDNR; encoded by the coding sequence ATGATTGATCATGGCGGACTTGTCGCAGACAAGACGCATTATCTGTATCCGGGCATGATATTCGCCCACAGCGAGCCGTATCAGGTTTCAACGATACTCGGCTCCTGTGTTGCAGTCGTGTTTATAGACCCTGTGCACCGCGTTTGCGGGATAAACCATTTTATAATGCCGCTCTGGAACGGCGAGGGGCTTCCTACGCCGAAGTTTGGCAACGTGGCAATACAGAAGCTTTATGAGAAGGTCATTGCCATAGGCGCCGAAAAGAGGCTTATTCAGGCCAAGGTGTTTGGAGGTGCTTCCATACACTCGCGCGTTACGGGGCCTGTGAACGTCGGGCCAAGGAACGTCAAGGTGGCCTTCGATATGGTCATGGAGCTTGGAGTGCCGATAGTTGCTTCCGATACCGGCGGCAATTACGGCAGAAAGCTCATACTGTCAACTGAAACCGGCGGCGTGAAGGTCAAGATGCTAAAGAACGCCATTGCCATGGAAATGGAAAATGCCGACGAAGGTCCTGATAATAGATGA
- a CDS encoding HAMP domain-containing histidine kinase, which translates to MNKISDNELLDAVRAKIGAADKSNQELMDAIKARFDEKNKAHHDLERAFRNLEETNKKLIESEKTRSNFLSELRNEINNPMAAIIALTESMLHNDAADLEMYKNMARILFKEAVILDFHMNNILMAAELEAGEVELNVSRVDVNAVISEKLERFAFMVKDKKIKVEREEDKPLFTNLDSELLGVAVMNLISNALVFNSEGGTLAVSAVVEGEKLVVAVTDSGIGINEKDQKKIFDRFQQLDVGLTKKYRGLGLGLSVTKAAVDMLGGDIIVKSSPGKGSTFALSIPAMLSESVDNVSVDGTEFFF; encoded by the coding sequence ATGAACAAGATAAGCGATAACGAACTGCTCGACGCGGTGAGGGCCAAAATCGGCGCCGCGGACAAGTCAAACCAGGAATTGATGGACGCCATCAAGGCCAGGTTCGACGAAAAGAACAAGGCGCACCACGACCTTGAGCGGGCCTTCAGGAATTTGGAGGAGACCAATAAAAAGCTTATCGAGAGCGAGAAGACAAGGTCCAACTTCCTCTCCGAATTAAGAAACGAGATAAACAACCCCATGGCCGCCATCATCGCCCTTACCGAGAGCATGCTCCATAATGATGCCGCGGATCTCGAAATGTATAAGAACATGGCGAGGATACTTTTCAAGGAGGCCGTGATACTCGATTTTCATATGAACAACATCCTCATGGCCGCGGAACTCGAGGCCGGAGAGGTGGAGCTTAACGTGTCGAGGGTGGACGTGAACGCCGTGATAAGCGAGAAGCTCGAGAGATTTGCCTTCATGGTAAAGGACAAGAAGATAAAGGTGGAAAGGGAAGAAGATAAGCCGCTTTTTACCAACCTGGATTCGGAACTTCTTGGCGTGGCGGTGATGAACCTCATAAGCAACGCGCTGGTGTTCAATTCCGAGGGCGGCACGCTCGCGGTTTCCGCAGTCGTGGAGGGCGAGAAGCTTGTCGTTGCCGTCACCGACAGCGGCATCGGCATAAACGAAAAGGACCAGAAGAAGATATTCGACAGGTTCCAGCAGCTCGATGTAGGACTTACGAAAAAGTATCGCGGCCTTGGGCTTGGCCTTAGCGTTACGAAGGCCGCCGTCGATATGCTTGGCGGCGATATAATAGTAAAGAGCTCGCCCGGCAAGGGAAGCACCTTTGCCTTGAGCATTCCGGCGATGCTTTCCGAAAGCGTTGATAACGTTTCGGTGGACGGTACGGAGTTTTTCTTTTAA
- a CDS encoding protein-glutamate O-methyltransferase CheR, producing the protein MMEQIEITEEQFDRLSRMIKDTVGVNLGSHKRELLKNRLRKRVSALGLKSFGEYYKYLQEQDLDGSEIANMSSAITTNVTSFFREADHFKFLKTQFLPALTAVRAKAGNKKIRCWSAGCSTGQEPYTIAITISEFLGANHGWDIKILATDVSRRVLEIAERGIYKLEHVEKLDASIVKAAFKRGTGRWEGFALVKKHLRDMVDVQYLNLMEGEMPPRNSFDFIFCRNVLIYFDKATQQAVLDKYHKCLAPDGLLFLGHSEGLAGGHKGFKYVAPAVYSKA; encoded by the coding sequence ATGATGGAACAGATAGAAATCACAGAAGAACAGTTCGACCGTCTAAGCCGCATGATAAAGGACACGGTCGGCGTGAACCTCGGCTCGCATAAGCGGGAGCTTTTGAAAAACCGCCTCAGGAAAAGGGTCAGCGCGCTCGGGCTGAAATCGTTTGGAGAGTATTACAAGTACCTCCAGGAACAGGACTTGGACGGCAGCGAGATAGCGAACATGTCGAGCGCGATAACGACGAACGTAACGTCGTTTTTCCGCGAGGCAGACCACTTCAAGTTCTTAAAGACGCAGTTTCTGCCGGCGCTTACCGCTGTAAGGGCAAAGGCCGGGAATAAGAAAATCAGGTGCTGGTCAGCAGGGTGCTCGACAGGGCAGGAGCCTTACACCATAGCGATAACGATAAGCGAGTTCTTAGGCGCCAATCATGGCTGGGACATAAAGATACTCGCAACCGACGTCTCGAGGCGCGTTCTGGAAATCGCCGAGCGCGGCATATATAAGCTTGAACATGTCGAAAAGCTCGACGCATCGATAGTCAAGGCGGCATTCAAGAGGGGTACCGGCAGGTGGGAGGGGTTCGCTCTGGTGAAGAAGCATCTAAGGGATATGGTGGATGTGCAGTACTTGAACCTGATGGAAGGCGAGATGCCGCCGAGAAATTCCTTTGATTTCATATTTTGCAGGAACGTGCTCATATATTTCGACAAGGCAACGCAGCAGGCCGTGCTAGATAAGTATCATAAGTGTCTTGCTCCCGACGGGCTTCTTTTCCTCGGGCATTCAGAGGGGCTTGCCGGAGGGCATAAAGGCTTCAAGTACGTTGCCCCGGCCGTGTATTCGAAGGCATAG